The following coding sequences lie in one Calditrichota bacterium genomic window:
- a CDS encoding tetratricopeptide repeat protein — MKKQSILLGLVVFVLLAAGSVFAQNTVQEWIAKGDTAYKHFDDKAALEAFQHAVKLDPKNYDVLWRLSRTYLDIGEHQPKDKQLDYYKKALMFADSAIHVNPNGDEGYLRRAIANGKISLFKGVFKSIGLVKKVRADCEKAIQLNPKNDVAYYVLARAHQEVARKPKFFRGPLGLGWASRKESKKLFEKALALHPTFIMFNLDYARLLVEMKQYDQAKKILKKIPTLPREDEDDPQYRKEAAALLKKIENK; from the coding sequence ATGAAGAAACAAAGCATTTTGTTGGGTTTGGTTGTTTTTGTGCTTTTGGCGGCCGGTTCCGTTTTTGCTCAGAACACGGTACAGGAGTGGATTGCCAAAGGAGACACGGCCTACAAACATTTTGATGACAAAGCGGCTCTTGAGGCGTTTCAACATGCAGTTAAGCTGGATCCGAAAAATTATGACGTTTTATGGCGCCTCAGCCGGACCTACCTGGACATTGGGGAACATCAACCCAAAGACAAGCAATTGGACTATTACAAAAAGGCACTCATGTTTGCTGACAGCGCAATTCATGTCAATCCGAATGGCGATGAAGGCTACCTGAGACGCGCCATTGCCAATGGAAAAATCTCCTTGTTTAAAGGGGTTTTCAAGTCCATTGGATTGGTTAAAAAGGTAAGGGCCGATTGTGAGAAGGCGATTCAACTCAATCCCAAAAATGATGTGGCCTACTACGTTCTGGCGCGTGCCCATCAGGAGGTGGCTCGAAAACCGAAATTCTTCCGCGGACCCCTGGGATTGGGTTGGGCCAGTCGAAAAGAATCGAAAAAACTCTTTGAAAAAGCGCTGGCTCTGCATCCCACATTCATCATGTTTAACTTGGATTATGCCCGCCTTTTAGTCGAAATGAAACAATACGACCAGGCCAAAAAAATTCTCAAGAAGATTCCAACTCTCCCCCGCGAAGATGAAGACGATCCGCAATACAGAAAAGAAGCTGCGGCCCTGTTGAAAAAGATAGAGAACAAATAG